The Cololabis saira isolate AMF1-May2022 chromosome 18, fColSai1.1, whole genome shotgun sequence genome contains the following window.
aattttaatgcatttattcatgtgtccactagagggcaaataagtaattttaatgcagtaatttatgtgtccaatagagggcaaataaatgcatttaaatcctGTAATATAAatgtccattagagggcaaataagtacttttaatgcagttatgtatgtgtccactagagggcaaataagtaattttaatgcattaatttattttttccactgGAGGGCAATTATATAAAGTTTAATCCAGTTATATATGTTACCACTAaaagggcaaatacatgcattgtaatgcaataaattatatgtccactaaaggggaaataaatgtatttaattgtaGTTATTTAaatgtccaatagagggcaaataagtaattttaatgcagtaatttatgtgtccactagagggcaaataagtaatttaatgcagtaacttatatgtccactagagggcaaataaatgcctttaaatgcagtaacttatatgtgcactagagggcaaataagtaattttaatgcaataatttatatttccactagagggcatgctccctgttggtccgtactgtttgctccctccatgtacctatgttttttggattcctgtttttgttctgccttggagatcctgctctgcagcgtttttgttttgttttgttcaataaatcctgcctttttgccaactcctgcctcctgctcttctgcatttgggtcctcaacaaccacatcGTGACactctgcctgttcctggaccctgcctgttcctggaccctgcctgttcctggatccTGCCTGTTCCCGGACCCTACCTGTTCCCAGACCCTGCTTGTTCCTGGACCCCGCCTGTTCCCGggccctgcctgttcctggaccctgcctgttcctggatcctgcgtgttcctggaccctgcctgttcctggaccctgcctgttcctgggccctgcctgttcctggaccccgcctgttcctggaccctgcctgttcctggatccTGCCTTGTTTCCTGCTCTCCGTTGCCTGACCTTGTATTCCCGAACTTGACAAAGATTGCTGCCTGATCCTTGTcttgcattcctgcctgctcttcatCCATTTTGAAGGTAATGAAGCAAACCAAACAAACTACCACTGTGTGctccgtgtgctgcatttgggtccaaaacctTACCCCGTAACACCCCCTTCCTCAACTAGGCAGACAGATAACTCCTTCCACACACTGTAGCGAATAATGATGGCTTTATTGTGTACAGCATACGAATTgggtaaaactgaaataaaaagaatacaaaaatgaACACTTATTGGATAAACCCCATTTATCAACATATTCCACGGTACCTTTAAGGTATAAAGCACGTGAGGCTACAAATATAAAGCTGCAATATAGCTAACAGAGCACAAATGATTTTTTGTTGACTGAACTACAACTGATAAACAGCGTGAAACAAAATTCAAgctcagattaaaacaaatgtagcttcaataatataatatatgtatcTTAAAACCGTACTAACAGACAATGCTttcaataatataatatatgtatcTTAAAACCGTACTAACAGACAATGCTTTCATTAACTGATTCCCCCAAAAATTATGGATGTGATCCCTTGCCTGCTCAGCTCTACAATTGCTCACAGTCAATAAAGAAAAACCAAGATGGCAGCCTACATGGTACAAAACAGACCACGAGGCTCACAAATGAGACAAGTGCCCCCTAGTGGCTAAATATTTAACTAAAATGGTTCCAACTAGGTCAGAACacgcatcactctgcgagaggatgttcctaatttTTGTgacattacggagatggaagaacgctattttacaaacatgaTTAATATATGCATGAAACTAACAGGAATAAAGAGAGATGATCCCAGTttaggagatttaatacatcgttAGCATGCTAGCGGCTCAGACATCCATCAGGCTCCTCGATGCAGGAGTAATGCCGAGGAAAAGCTGCAGAGGAGTTTTGAAGATCACAAAATGATGAAGACTAAACACTAGGATTGTCATAAACAGGCCCCGGTGACCCAGAGCTGAGCTTTCAGAGACAAAACATCCGTCTGCTGCTCTGTAGCCAGGCTAACGCTAATGTTTCCATCACACACAGCTGATTTATTGATCTGTGGATTGGACAGAAGCAGCCAAGTCTTCGTTTTCATAGAtcaccacatcatcatcatcatcatcatcttcatccctgttcacctgtggaaacatacaatattcttttaattcatattttcaccaccagagggagatCAAGATCATATTTATATGATAATGGACTGTTCTTAATGGTTCCTGTGAAATTGATCTGCAATTATACAATTAATCTACAATCATAACTCTTTTAACatcaatatctgaatgaaaaccagAAAATCATCCCTTAATAACatttattaaagttatcagctataaatgtttatttaacgtCTCGTAAGTCAACTAAGACAACAATAATGATTGACCCTCTGGTATTTAGGTTTATTAACAGAAAATCAAGAATAGTCAGCAGCAAATGTTGACGGAAATGAACAAACAGGAAACGATTGATGAACCTGGATATTTagtacatatttatattttaaaggtagatatatataaaatattaaatattagtgaagatactcacatactgctgcattggcaactgaacatctggaacaaagAATGTTAAATTCTTAGAGTTAGTTGACAATATTACACATTTATTATCTTTAtcctgtcattattattattaataataatataacttctGATTAACGTTCACAAACAATCACATCTTTAACTGTCTGGAGTTgacattttcctgttttattttgaaaccaatGTCTTTGCGTTTGAGTTCTgtcttgaccttcctgtttccatctgccctgatcgtctgcatctgtgtctcgttaacccttatATATcttgtatatctggtcttgtctttcctttgctccctgctggtccggactgtttctacctccatgttttTCGGTTCCCGTTTTgacggtggtcctggacgcatcagttTCCGTTTCGGCGGTTGTCCCGCGCGCATCAGTTCCTGTTTCGGCGGTGTTCCCGGAcgcatcacttcctgtttcggcagtggtcccggacgcatcacttcctgttcctgctccggcggtggtcccggaccatGGATGTATTGAATAACTGGATAGGAGAtaggaaaatggccgcccattcatttcaatgtaaaTTGCTCACCTAGTGCATATGCcgaaaaatttctgacttccggatttacttccgcgttaaggggcccatagagcatgcgcagttgagtcagctcccatgatgctctggggcctcccatcataccccggggcaatgacgcgagtattaatataatatgtattaatataatatattaattaatgtatattattacatgtatagcattacatatattattaatgtattaatataatataattacataatatatattaatataaaactgggctgtgacgtcagccgtgacgtcacgcccagaaagagacttttctttgacttttctggccgttagaaaacatttttgacggatataaaatccatgacttaaaaatatagaatacaaagattagtaattgccggtgattacagctggaggttcctgtgaacagttttagaggcttctcttttactattgcggtctatgggaaaaaaaactttctgggccccatgggattttttgttgcagtaccgcggctggccacggggaaaaatcggcgtgccttctgagtgcgagactgTGGGGCTGTCCCGGACCCATCAGCTCCTGTTTTGGTGGTCGTCCCAGACGCACCAGTACCTGTTCCGGtagtggtcccggacacaccggttcctgttccggcggtggtctcaGATGCATCAGCCCCTGTTGCTATTCCAATGATGGTCCAGGACGCACTTCGACCGACGCCCAGGCCTCTGCCGAGGACACGGCatccccctcagccggcccctCAGACTCCTGGTCCCCCTAAGCCGGCCCCTTGGACTCCTTGTCCCCCCTTGGACTCtttgtcccccgaagccggccccttgGACTCCTTGTCCCCCCTTGGACTCCTTGTCCCCCCTTGGACTCTTTGTCCGCCAAAACCGGCCCCTTGGACTCTATGTCCCTCCAagccaagttccacgccacagcccaagccaaggtcccgaggacggcctcCCAAACTGTCTCTCTGGTCGGTccggccccgaggacggccccctgaaCTTTGACTATGTGTTTGCCGGGGCCCTCCTCCGGACCACCtccgttgttttttttgtgcaatttttgtgacattttcatgttttattttgaagcccatgtctttgtgtttgagttacGTCTTGgccttcctgtttccatctgccctgatcgcctgcatctgtgtctcgttaacccttgtgtatatctggtcttgtctttcctctgctccctgctggtcgtactgtttctacctccatgtttccacagtcaggttttttgtaattttttggattcttgttcattttttgggttttgtatcctgctctcctgcatctagGTCCTCACTACAACCTTCTTGACATTAACTGCTTTATTCCAGTttgataaaatgctgtttgttgattttgtgtCAGAGTTCAACTCAATCTAACTTCAGAAACTAAATAACAACCTGACAGTCAGGTCAAACACACCTGTTTGATTATTGGGATTGTTCCTTTTAACTTTCATCCTGTAAATGATAAACATAACGATGCTGACCAGAACCACCATCAGCCCCCTGACCACCCATCCAATAATCAATCCGGTATAATCTGGAATCAAAGGATTCAACAAAATGATCAGAAAGTTCATATGAACACTTTAACTGATTAAAAGTGTAAAGTCTGAATGATgacatccagtttttattatctccatgatttcagggtcttacctgtaaagtccagcgtgtattcagcatctatctccactctgtctccttcaacaacccggcaggtgaatcttctcttggagcctctctgatgtttcaccatcagatcagaaacacagttgttctgtcctccagacacaaacccatcaccttcaccaagcagcacacttcctgtctcatccacccagatgatgctgttctgctcacagggaccAAAATAACGGTCTCTCACCAGAGAACAGTGTAATGTCacatctccatcccttcctggatccacatctggtggagagGGAAAGACTGGAAGGAGACAAAACACTGTAGTTTCACTCAAACCTTGAACGTCTTTCTAACATGTACATCATGTAACCTTGGCCATAGGGCTCGGTCGCCAAGTTGCATTTTGGGATGCGGCGGCCATGTTGGTAGCTTCGTGAGTGTAAACATAGACATCTATCCGTATCCGCCCCATAGAGCtcctgcgatacgtcaacgtcgccgccatattggatgtggcaagacttcgctgtaaactaatacaagcagtaattcatgttatatcagctatagagaacaaggtagtgccgaaaaacaatacccccctcacaaaaataagaaaaatagagaaacgtattttctcatcaacaaaacaagatacaacaaaataacatatttaaaccatttttcagacaataaaataacattaaaacatttgaacGTTATCCACAttgataattattttaattctaCTTTAATCTCAGGTCAAGTGacagtgttaatattttttacctcggcactaccttgttctctatagctgatataacatgaattactcctatgtgggatcaataaagttcttatttttgccatctgagaaaattaaatatattatatttggtgcctaactgtttcccaagtatattaatGCATGTGTGAAGGAATAAATGAGATgtaaaacatacatttctttgttagaaaggcgctttatgaaaataagtccattcacttgtattagtttacagcgcagtcttggcacatccaatatggcggcgacgttgaggtatcgcagcagcgggcaagaacacttgatggggcgtctacgtatatatgtttgtgagtgtaaacaaacagcagtgtagtagcagtttggtagcaccaagtgaacagacggaacgcaaaaaaaaaagttaaaatgctggaaagaaactggaatttaccggtatttttttccctctgcagctacaaatagattTAATATTTTAggctcaacaaactagttttatctgaagattggggttaatcgcaccgcagagagctggccagcaactgcgtttagctggagaagtggggaataaaacccgtgttttgatctgaTCCCGGTCTgtatgagtgtttgtttgtggtttactgtggaaggttatgtttggtcgtcttaCAGCCACGATCCAAGCGACCCGACGACTcttcgttatctcagatacttcgttATCTCAAATACATCattatctcagatactcggcctccgtggttctgcctccaagcaggaaagcggtgaaaagttaaaccgttAGCAATCTTTTCCCcatgtctgttatgtggagctgctgcacaacacaacacagcaacgggttaccatggttacagaataatgGAAGGTAACCATTACAAGTAAGACACAACGAAGAGGGACCTTGTCTGTACAcagtggtccgaagagcagctaagTTAGCTTCCAACAGGGCGGCTCCGCCAAGTGATGACGACAAGACCACCAAGCCCTATTGTCTGATAGAAACACCAAAAGCTATGATTGATTACGAAGTCGAAGTGAAGACAGAAGCAAAAAATGTTCAACAGAAAGTAATgaggactgttttttcctccgTCCCGTTCAACGGCAGGGTCCAAAGAGGGAAACCCTTCCTGGGACGGACAAACCCAGAAAGGGTTGGATGTTTTTGGTTGCACTGTTTCCCACACACACAGTCCAAATACTCACTTGTTAAAACACTGAGATACACAACGGTGTTGTACTTGTCCCTCAGCCGGCTCTCGTAGAGACCAGCGTCTCCAGCGGTGATGTTGGTGATGATCAGGGAGCAGTTACTGTCCATCCTGCCAGCTCCAGAACCAAACTCCTCATGAGACGCTGAACTTGTGTCTCCGCTATAAATCCACTCAACATCGGAGCAGTTGGAAGACGATAAGTCAACGTTATTCTGCAAAGATACGTCATCTCCAACCCTGTGGTAGAGAATGATTGTTCTCACGCCGGTTCCtactgcagagaaaaacacattttaaactcAACACCAAATAAGAGATTTTATGAAGATATTTAGGTTTGTCaactcagaaaagcaacattggACTTTAACAAGcccttatttcattttcattaactATTCCAGTTCACCTAGTTTCCTTGTCTTCATGATTTCAGGAtgtcttacctgtaaagtccagtGTGTATTCAGCATTTATCttcactctgtctccttcaacaaactggcaggtgaatcttctcttggagcctctctgatgtttcaccatcagatcagaaacacagttgttctgtcctccagaaacaaacccatcaccttcaccaagcagcacagTTCCTGTCTCATTcacccagatgatgctgttctgctcacagggaccGAAGTAACGGTCTCTCACCAGAGAACAGTGTAATGTCacatctccatcccttcctggatccacatctggtggagatggagtgactggaagaaaaacaaataactgtTTATTTCAGCCACTTGACTATGAGAAACTCCTAATTTTTTCTGATCCAGTTTTACTGAGTGATTGTCTGATGGAAAAATCAAATATTTAAACGTGTAAATAAACgtcaggtgtttgtggtccagttgctctgagaggatccatcatgttgaggacgatcccaaacagaccagacgttcatgtctctgacaaatccacacaagcttttaacagcgtttcactcagagttgatgaggaggattcaaactgacagtct
Protein-coding sequences here:
- the LOC133464828 gene encoding uncharacterized protein LOC133464828, with the translated sequence MTPRLQLFITLLLHFEGICGVDYRLQRAGGDVVLPSNVGSSSNQCSDVKWTHLNFRKVDKHDKDIYGDIVKTSPGADRMSLSSDCSLIIKRITAEDVGCYRCRIGDKYCSIYRCLNVLTAGINDEVVLHHRAGDDVVLPSNVNSSSGHCPNLDWLYNNIQNIGGHIKVDDGDIVTTSPGADRMSLSSNCSLIINNITAEDAGQYNCWIINTVGSSHTRVHLSVLTVTPSPPDVDPGRDGDVTLHCSLVRDRYFGPCEQNSIIWVNETGTVLLGEGDGFVSGGQNNCVSDLMVKHQRGSKRRFTCQFVEGDRVKINAEYTLDFTVGTGVRTIILYHRVGDDVSLQNNVDLSSSNCSDVEWIYSGDTSSASHEEFGSGAGRMDSNCSLIITNITAGDAGLYESRLRDKYNTVVYLSVLTSGPEEGPGKHIVKVQGAVLGAGPTRETVWEAVLGTLAWAVAWNLAWRDIESKGPVLADKESKGGQGVQGGTRSPRGRLRGTKSPRGDKESKGPA